GCCATGTATTCTCAGGCAGCCCCTTCTCTGCAAGCTTGTAGGCTCTGCGGTAGAGGCCTGGGCTGTGTGTGGCTGTTTCTGACATTGTCCTTCCCCCAGTCCCACCAGGCAGGCTGCAGAGGCCCCACCAAAGCCCTTGCTCAGCCTGCCTGATGTCCTTCCTGGCTGGAGTGAAGACTCACTTGGTACTTCCTGTCCCCTAGGTTAATTCTGTACTATTTTTCTTGGCTGTCTcatgagaaataaacaaacaaatgaatagatcaaCAAGAAGTTAACCCACCAGGATCTGCGTGCAGCTCCATCATGATAATAATTGGCATCTGCATGAAGCATTGAAGTTTATAACATGCttttatacatataatttatttttatcttcaaaacaAAGCCATGGGCATCAttaccatctccattttatagatgaggcaatctaagctcagagaggttaagtgagtTATGTCCATGGTAATCATCCTTGGACATTCTTCATGAGAAAGGAGAGCTGCAGCTGGGATCCATAAATGGCAACATGGCAGGCGCCATCCAGTCTCTAAAACCTCAGACTGGTACtagagggaagagggtggggagggagagggccaGGGGACCAGGAGAACTTGAGGTACTCGTCTCTAACTCCCAAGGGTGCTGGCCTAGGCCAGCTCAGGGCTAAGTGGAGCTCTTCCTGTGGTGTGATTTGAGAAGCCCCTCAAGAAAGGCCCACCAAAATCTACTTCCTTGGGCATGTACACCATCATCGCCATCATCTCCTTCACCTAATTAGAATAGTACTTGATAAACCTTCCCGTTGAAGCTCTCTCAATGGCAAAGGCACCTAAAGGCCactctgggtggggtggggaggatggtCAGGAGCAGAGTCCCAAGAGGGAGCTGAAAGAGAAACCGTTTTGAATTTGGTGTTTTATCTTCAACAATCGTGCAGATTTCACATCCTGCTCCACAATAAaactgtgaattttaaaaatgcatgcattttCTTACAAAAACAATAACCTCTTTGCAAGGATACTGTGCGTGTCATCTTCATCCTCTGGTTCCTGCATCACCTGGCAGACTGACTCATTTCTCACTTTGAGACAACATTTAAGAAATCAAAAACTCCAGTTACAATTAAATTTTACTTGCAAATGATACTAGTCCAAGTCTCTGTCACCAATTAATACAACTCTGTTATCAGATTAACCGGAGGGGCTCAGGGAATTGGGATTAGGGCTCTGGGATTAGGAAGTAGAGAGGCAGCAGAAAGGAAAGCTGGAACATTTGGTGGAATTGTCACAGACATCCAGCCCTTGTCATGGGCCTGAACATCACATTGACACATTGTGGCACAAAAATGGCAACCCCAAGCGGTGGCCCTCACATAGCCCCAAACTATGAGGAAAAGCAACAGAATGTGGATCTGAGAGTCTCCTGACAATTGATTTAAAAATCTTGAATTTTCAATTTGCTCTATTTGTCAGCCATTTACATTATCTGGGGACACTTGATGGTTACTCTTGacacatgcaaaataaaaaatttccattgGCAGTGCTCATATCTGCCACGACTCCCCCCTGCCAGACAGCGAAACCTGTAAATATGGCTGCAACTAACAAGCAGGCAAACCAACAACACCTCTTTCTTACTGTTCTTGTCAATAAGAAAATGGTTGTTAACTAGGATCCTGAACTAAATTCTGGGCCTCTGATTGTATGACATGTGATTAAGGTCTTCTACTATTTGCCAATTGCAAGCTAGAGAGGAAAATTCACTTTGAAACCACCCTAAAACATAGTATGACTTGCATGGCATTTGGGATTTTGATGAGAACCAAAATGCAGTCCAGGTTTCCATGAAAAACAGTAGAAACTATAATATAGACTCAATCTGCATTCAAGCCTCTCTGCTCAACCTCCCATATTTATTCCTTCTTCTGGATGGATCCAGGGCACTCCGGGCTTAAGAGCCGACTAGATCCCTGGAACCAGAGGAAACCCTAGAGATCACGTGCTCTCATCCGGCTGCTTTAAATGAGGAAATGATGTCTACACTGATGACCTACTCACGGCCCCTCAGCCGGCAAGTGGCAGACTTAAAGCTGCAGGCTGGATGTCTAGGCTTGCAGGCCAGGTTCCCCCCAGCCACACCCAGCTTTGGCAAGACTGACCAAACAAGCTGTTTTTGCGGTACCTGCATATATCTTGGCTTAAGGTCTACTGCAGACATCATCTAGATGTTAAGGGTGCCTGGAGTCCTCACCAGTAATGTCAGGAGCCACACAGGGATTATGACTCGCCAGAGACTGCCAGAGAATTGCTATATTCAAAAGTCTTAGAGGCAGGCAACTGATTGGAAAGGGCAGGAGGTCACGGGATGGGTCACGGAGTTTCATTTGTTTAATGAGGACACTTTTTTGCATAtagattgtatttttattttgagcaaacCTGGAGAGCTGATGGAAATTACAGTGGGTGGCAAGCTCGCCTCAAGCCCTCTTGGCAACATCAGCATAACTCACATGCATATTTGCTCTTGGCATTTCTGGGAAGAGATGGGGAATCATTCAGTAAATCACTTTTTAATGTCAAAAAACTTCTCATATGATAATACACTTAACCATCCAGTGGGTCAGTAGATTGTAGTAGTTAAGAGTTAGGCTTTCGAGTGCAACAAAGCTGGGTCCAGACCCAGGCCATGCCCCTTCCTACTACTCTACCAGATCTACTGTGCAAGCTCAGGGCATGTGAGCTGCTATTATTACTCGTGGAGGAGTAAAATGACAAAGAGCCACTGTGGATTCAGTTGACTCATACTAATTcgcatttaaaaattacaacagTACCTATTACAAACATTTGAATGACAGGTAAATATCTGTGACTGGAATGATCTATTCAGACCACAAACAATGTTTTATGTGCAAATTGGTTGATTTGAACCTTTTGTAATATTAGTCTGCAGGGCCACTGGGCCATGGTGCCAGTACCCCAGACAGAGCAGAAGAGCATAGTTTGGAATCTTATCatcctggattcaaatcccagctttgccatCTTCTAACTGTCTATCTCTGACAAGTTGTTTAACTTTTCAGAGCCTtgctttcctcatctctaaaagaaGGGAAAACACCTACCTCTCAGCATTGTTGAAGGATTGAATGATATAATCTCCACAGGAACCTGTTATATGATGGGTGTCAAATACTTACCTGTATTCTCACAATCTGAGCACAGTTTAATAATTCACATCACTTTGAGAACAATTCTTTAAACTGCAGAGGGCCTGGACATTAAGGTCTTCATGCCAATGAGGACTTGTAACCCCGCTCTCTGAAAACAGAGAGGAATAAAGTGCGCTTCGCATTCAGTAGTACTTTCaatgttttattgttgtttttgttctCTGGGAGCACCCAGCGGCAGCTTCGGCCTCTACCAAGTATCTTCCACTTAACTCTTCATTCTTCCTTgctcttctccctttcttctttctcccagcTCACTGGGAACAATGTTGTGATGTGCCACTGTCACTGCTGACAGCCCCCGGGCTCCTGAGGGCTACCTTGGGGCAGCAGGACCTACACAAGAGCCCTCAGAAAGAGTGGCCCTGACTGGGGCACTGATGGTGGCAGCGAAGCAGGCCTTCCTGAGCCATTTCCCTCAGTATAGTTAAGGCAGGAATCACCACTGGTTCAGAACatccccaccctccttccctggAATAGAAGGCTGGAAGCCACGTAAAGGGCAGTGCGGCCTGCAGACAGGAAGGCCGTCAGGGCAGAGATCAGCTGTGTGAGGCCATGTTCTCCTGGGAGTTGTGGTTCATTCTCTGCCAGGAGCCTGGGAAATGACTTGGTTCAGGGCCTTTGCCTTCCCAGCCTCCTGCGCAGTCTTCCTCAGACCTCTCTTCATGTGGTGGACGCGTGGAAGGATCATGCACCGTCTCAGAAAACTCTCACACTTGTGGAAGGCCCCATGCCAGACTCCGCTCTCCCCTTTGGGAAATGTGCTCTGCCTATTTCAAGAACGTCCCTTCCATTTCCTGGTCCTGGGGCTTCACGATATGTTTCTCCTCCTTGGGACTTTAAGTGGGAAGATGAATATTCCATCCTTGAAGAAATTTTCATCCCTGGGCAAATCCTTTTCTTCATGTCCTCAGGTAGTTTGGGAAACTCACACCCACATTGCTATTCCCTGACTTTGTACTGGTCTCCCGGAGCTGGCAGTCACTCTCGGATCTGTTTGTCAGAGGTAAAACTGGAGCAAGGAGCCATGTGACATGTTAGTATAGGGACCATGTGATGATGGAATGAGGAACAAAGAGCAGGGGGCCCACCAAATCCGGATTGAGAGCTGCTAGCATTTcctgtttgtttatcttttttaggctaattatttgtttcttgttcTCAAATCTAGAAGCTGTCTGCCCAGCACAGTTTTAGATACTCAGAAACAATCTACCAAATATATGCCTCCAGTACAACCTGGGGGTTCAttagattaattaattaatattggtTAATAAACACCTTGAAATCCTTTTATTAAAAGGGCAACCTAAGTCCAAAGTGCTATTATAATCAGACCTCATGAGGTCAGTGGTTTAAAGAGAGGGCTTTAAAGCATATATAAAGCTCCTCTAGTGATCAGTGGTACAGGATGAAGGTAAGAAGAGGCAGGTGAGTCTACATGCTCTTGCAAACTCCTCCACAGTGGTAGAGCCACACTGAAGTCGGCTCGGACTCAAGCCAGGTGGTGTTCAGAGATCTACTGAGTAGTGTATTCTCAAATTGTTAAACCTATGTTATAGGACAAAGGCCACCACTTTGTAAAGGCCTGACGTATGGGTTGCTGCTGAATGAGGAAGAACTTAGATAGAGGGGGGATTTTCTCTGCAAGGTCACAAACCAGGTAGGTGCTAGCCTTCTTGTAGTCTGATTGCTAAATGCACGAGCTGCCttttcaatgaaaccaagaataGAGTCAGCAGAGAAAGACACGGAGCACAGCAAACCTCTTCTGAGTCGTGATCTGTAATACTCCTCTCCGTGGTTTCTTTTGATTGTCTGAGGAGACTGTAGTACAAGAATGGCAACCAAATAACGATATGATCAAGCTTGGAGACGGGATAGgagtatgtgtgtgggggtgggtaaCAAATGTAACATGTTCATAGGCTTATGGCAGTAAGAAACTGGAGTAAATGCATTGGGAGCTTATGCTTAGAAAAGACGTGATTCAATGAACCGTGATGCTGAATCTGTGAGAATATCTTGGAACTGGAAATAGGGTATTGAATTGGAAATTAcccaaacttttttttaaatcaaagtgaCTTTACTTTAAGAAACTTTCAAGTTTTAATTAAAGTTTCTCTTTCAAATCATAGGTGCTCTAGGATAAGATTCACTGCCATGCTATCCTCTATCCTGTTTTGGGGTCTTATTGCCCTCATTGGTAAGTCATTGACTGACATTTAGCATTGTTCAAAGGGTGTCCACAAAAACATCCAGCACAGCCATGAATCAGAAAGAGCAATGATCACACGTAATGGGGGAGAGAGCTCTCCTTCTAATCTAATTACACTCCATTTATTAGGGCTTTAGTAAAAGTACAGAGGCAGAAATGCAAGACACGTGTTTGAAGTGCAGCGAGCAGGTAGTGTGAGCAGAACGGAAGAGGGGATTTCTGAGGGGTAGGCTGGAAAGGGAGGCTGGCAAGGTGGCAAGGGACCATGAATAAGGAAACCTGGAAACTTTGacctgagaaaaatgaaaagccacTGTAAACAATGTTCAAGTTGTCTTTACTAATAGAATGAAGATTGAGAAGAAAGTGTTTCTAAAATGTTTAATTCTAAATTTGGAAAAGTGAGACTACTGAAAAGCAGTAATTTCCAGGTACTTATGGCCAAAGGGCCAGGGAacatggtttaaaatttttacttctttcatttccAGGTGGGAGCAGAGTTATATAGCCAGTAGACTAATTATGAGCTACTGCGTCTGACTGAAAGATAACTATAATTAAGAAGGGCCTGTGTGTTTATGATGCCAACACAAGTAGTGCAAAGTCCATGGTCATATTTCAATCCCCTCAAAGCATTGGTTCCCAAACTTCAGTATGCGTAAGAGTCTACAGGGAATCCTGATTTAAGTGAAGATTCTTTGATCTTATACCTACAAATTCTGGTTCAATAGACCTAGTATGAGGATCCCagaaatgtgcattttttttaacaGGCATCCCAGATCACATTCATGCCCCCGGCCTGTGGGCCACACATTGAGCACAGCAAAGGCTGAATCCTCAGTAAAAAGAAATTGAACCTGTTGATATATGGACACTTGATCCAGATAATTTAGATAATTTTTTCTTCCCATCCTCCgtttatccattcaacaaatatttattgaatatccacTCTATGCCAGTCATTGTTCTAGATACTGGGTAAGATAAGACTGAAGAAAATGTTCTAGTGAGAGGAACAGGCAAAGAGAGAGACagcaagacagagagagaaaggaagaaaaaaaagaaggaagatatGTCAGCTGGTAGTGACATAAATACACTAATGTATGGTTATGAGCATGGAATGAGGCATAAGCATATTGCCTTTTTAATGTAATTAGGCAAGAAAGGCTCTTTAATaaggtaacttaaaaaaaagctttgttgtagaaaatttcaagcatataaaatgggaaaaaatagtataaaaacCTCCCATatacccatcacccagcttctATGGTTTTCAATATTTTGCCATTCATATTTTATCTATCCCTCATCTCTGCATTTTTGAGGGGAGGTtggagtattttaaagaaatccacATCATCAAATCATTTCACGGGTAAATTTTTTAGTATGTGTCTGTATGTAACATATAAAGACCAGCTCTGGCACAAGGGGCACATGTTCCTGGCTCATCTTGAACGTTTCCTGCCCAGACCAGGAGCACTGGCGACTCTTAGCAGGAAATGATATTTAGAGACCACAGTTTAGGTGCTAGGGGTGCTTCACTGCTATGGAGTTGTCATTTCTTCCTGAGCTCTTCAGGGGAGAGAActagaaaatatatatgtttaaagagaaaaataacaatgcATGTATACTATTTCACATTAATGTTTACAAATACCAGGGTTTTGCATTGGTTTTATATTTGTACCTCTGCTGTCTTATGCTAAAAATCCTTGTTCCTAATGACATTAACatgattatttatttgtatatgatagtttcaaatatataacaatattaCCAAACTACAATGAGACTGTGAGTATAGTTTAAGATTTTCCTACGATTCTTTATGTTCATAGGATGGACTCCACCAGTGGTATGTACTTACACTGACATATGAAAAATCACTTGAAATAATTCTTCTCAATGTGATAATTAAGTTTCCAATTTGATATAGAATTAggtttgcttattttttacttttcaggatgtcttttttttaatttaattttatttctttaaattatggGAACATTTACATggcttcaaaataaaaactataagaaAGGTACATTTAGAGAAGCCTAGCCTCTATTCCTGacccctctgccctcttcctACCCTCCCCCATAACTAACAATTTGTATTAGTTTTTGGTTCATCTTTGTattgtttcttttgaaaatataaattacacaatacactcacacacatacacacaatcacattttctcccctttattaaacaaaaaacaaaattctgtaaATACTGTTCTGTACCTGGAGATAATTTTACATGTACGTTTTTATAGCTGCATTACTCTGCTGTGTGGATGCAGCTTAGCTTATTCAGTTGGTCCCTATATTAATGACACTTGCATTGTTTCTCCTCTTTTACTGTTATAAAGTGTTGAAACAATAGCCTATTGCAAACTTCCCCTCCACAGAGCCTGTGCCCCCACAATCTCACCCACAGAGTACATTGTTCAACTTTTGGATTCTTGCCAACTGAATAGGTAAAATAGTGTCTCAGTGATATTTTAATATGTCATTCTCTTCTTTTGAGAGTGGTTGGCACCTTTTTATATGTTTAgggatcattttctttcttcctctcttccctttccttcttttcttcctttcctttccttcttttccttcctatctctctctctctctctccctctctctctctctctgtctccctcctttTTTAATAAACTATTTATTCCTATCTTCTGCTGACAAGGTGGTATTTGAACAGAGACCTGAAGGCAGTGAGGCAGCAAATCATGTAGATATCTGGGAGGGTAGCATTCTAGGTGCCAGGAACTGCAGATACAAAGGCCTTGGAGGAGGAAACAGCCTGGCAATGTTGAAGACAAGTGAGAAGAATGTGGCTGCAGAAGagtgagggaagggaaggagaagcagGAAAGTGAGCAGAGGGCCGGATCTAGGTAGGGCTGGGTGGACACAAGATGGGCTTGACCATTCCTCTGAAAGATGGGAAGACCACTAGAAGGTTAAGGTAGAACACTGCTATGATCCTATTCGTGTTTCCACAGGACCACTCTGGCATCTGGGGGAGAACAGACAcaagggtggaggagggaggccaGTTAGAAAGCTGCTACAGTGATCCAGAAGCACAATGATGGTGATTGGATCATGGTGGTAGCAGAGGTGctgagaagtggtcagattctggGTGTTTTCAGTCTGCACCCTTACTCCCAACCCCCTCACTCCAATTACATGTGATCTGGTTTCTGCTGCTTTTATCATCTAGACAGACTTTCGTTATATCCTGAGTTAGTTGATAGCTACACTCTCTGACTTTCTGGCctatttataatctttttttctttttgcctgttTGTAGATGGGAAAGAAcagattttgtatttgtatttgttttggtgggttttgctttttaaaaaattacatagctTTTAAAAGTTAGTCTTTAGAgctgctttgtttctcttttaaaataaatacttataaGTAAGAGTTCTACTGGTTTTGTGCATAATTCTAAGAAAGTCTCTTTATACTGCCAAGTTAGTCAGAAGTAGATCTATAGTGAATGGGTAAAATCCACCTCTCCATTTAATAAAAACCATTTACAGCACTAAGTGAAATGACATAGTTTTTAACAtcaaacattttaacaatataactTCTTCTAACAAAAATTTGTAATCTTAAGGTACAAGTCAAGAATCCTAGTAACTACTAGAACAAAATTTTCAACCTACAGAAAAGCTCTGTATTACCTTTAGTAAATAGAATTGGACAGAAAATTCACttgataaagataaaataaaaaacaagaatagatttaatttacatttttatggcatgttgaattttatttctaatttcattaattagaCTTAGAAACTCAACTTCACAGCAACAtgatgtaaaacaaatattttaagttgaTGGTACTCTTCTTTCTTATCTTCCTAAACAAAGGGAAAGTCAACATTCTCTCAAAGTTCCTGTTTAGAACTCTAGATTGAGTGCTGTATGAAAGCTTTTTTAAGGTAGGAGTAGAGTGGGAAGGGGGAATGTTTTGTGTTGTCTCATGAACCATTCTGGGGGCATGGCAGGGACTGGAGGAGGACTAAGTCTATGGCTTCACCTTTGGTTTAGTCATGCTCATTATAGCGACTCAAGCAAAATTTTCTCACAGACTTCATGTGAATTATCATTCTGTCCCCCAGGCACTTCCAAGGGCTCCTACCCTTTCACTCACTCAATGAACCCTCACCTGCAACCCCGCCTGTACCATGGCTGTTATGGTGACATCATGGACATGGAGGCCTCTGGCGTGGCCTGTGATATAACCAGGTTAATGAACTGTGGTAAGTGGAAAGCAAAGCAAACATTTGGCTTTCCCCCTTTAGTcatttttggattttttcttAAGAAGTAGCTTAGTTTTGAAAAAGTATCATTATTACAGCAACAATATCAAagttaaaaattagaagaaaacagaatcctGACCAACCCAACAAACTGCTTCATTTTCTCCCCCATTCTTTGCAAATTCTGTCcaaatgtgtttatttctatGGATTGAAACAATTGCTTAAATCAAATATTAAgttatctttgtttttgtttgttctgtttactTCATGTTGCAGCATGAGCATTTTGAGCAAGCCTCTTGCTTTGTACATCCTCTTTTCTAGTCCTGTTCCAAAGACTTCATGTTATCCCAGTATTAAAGTGTCAGAGCTGGAAGCAAGCACAAGGTGAATCTAATGCTACCTCCCCAGTTCACAGATCAGCAAGGAGAAGAGACTTCCTGAGGGCCCAGAGCTAGGTATTTAGTGGGAGAACCAGACTCAAAGTTAGATTGGTTGACTTCTAGCCCAAGAGTTTTCCAATGCACCAATGTAGCAGAAAACAGAAGAATGAGAAAAGGAGTAAAAGTGGAATCTATCTGGGGTTGTGGACATTTCCAGGTATATGCAATCAGGCATCAAAATTTGCCCCAGAATGGTTGTCCCAAACTGTGGGCAGCAGTCAGGGGCTCTAGCTAACTTATtaagatttagaaaaatattcttttctggCATAGAGGAAATAGTTTATTTTCTATTGACTTAGGAATCCGTGGTTCTGAAATATTTGCTGAGATGGATTTGAGAGCTTTAAAGACTTACCAGACTTTGATCAAAGAAGTTGGGCTGAGGCATTGTGTGGACCCTGCTCTCATTGCTGCCATCATCTCCAGAGAGAGCCACGGTGGAGCCGTCCTGCAAGATGGCTGGGACCACAGGGGACTGAAATTTGGCTTGATGCAGGTACAAGCTAGAAACTTCAATCAGCCCAGTTCATCCTTCCTTACAAAAGCTCAACTCAAACTAGAAATCCATTTGCAGTACTTCCAGGCTCCAAAACACCCTGGTAGTTCTGCATAATTTGTGCTGGGATTTCCGTAACATGTCTCTAGTATTTCAGTCAAGATTTATCAGTTACTGGATAtcttcagaaaaagcattttatgagTTTCATAACTACAATTTACAATTAATAATATGCAAGTtactaaaattgagaaaattttaTAAAGGTTATTATTACAGGTGTCTTCTAGGGGTTCATGAAGTAGTAAATTCATCCATACAGATCAAAACACTATAATTAAACCCTACTTGAACCAATTTGTTCCTTAGGCAAATTGGAGGAAGGGGATCCAAATTATCTGGTATTTGCTTCCAGgctttattttaaattgtctATAGAAACCCAGACTTCTATCATTCTCAATcgaaaaaaagttttatttttgactGCCAATGTCCAATGTCTAGACATTGGGTGCTAATTATTTGTTTCAAAAGaactttttcatttacatttatatttgcaTGCTTAACCAAAAAACTAAGCCATATCCACCTGTCCCAAACTCTActtttttctgacttcttttctgaaaaagataaaagagTGCAGAATTGATTCTATGGGCATAAAAGAAGGGGGCTTAAGGTCAGTGGCTATGAACTTAAACACAAGGAGGAGAAATCAGGAACAACAGAAAAATGTGTTGCTTCATCCAAATTCTGacattttgatttgaattttctagctcaataaaaaaattcatccCCTTTTTGGTGATTGGGACAGCAAAGAACACCTTTTGCAAGCTGTTGGGATTCTAACAGACAAAATTAAGGCAATCCAGAAAAAATTCCCCACATGGAGTGTGGCTCAGCACCTCAAGGGTAGGCTGTCTTTGTGGTTCCTTGTTTAGAAAAGCTGTGAGTGAGACTGCTGAAGGCCACAGATGTCCTGGCCTCCTTGAGAATATTCCCGTTAGGTCAGCAGTGGGCCTGGGAGGAGCTGTCAAAAGGCTGTACCCTCTGAATTACTCTGAACTCCTGAGTTATTTTGAGAAGTCTTTCCTCCAAAATTCCATTTCCCCTTCTGCCAGATGTTGGGTTTCTTATTGTACCTCTTTTTGGTTACC
This genomic interval from Manis javanica isolate MJ-LG chromosome 1, MJ_LKY, whole genome shotgun sequence contains the following:
- the LYG2 gene encoding lysozyme g-like protein 2 is translated as MLSSILFWGLIALIGTSKGSYPFTHSMNPHLQPRLYHGCYGDIMDMEASGVACDITRLMNCGIRGSEIFAEMDLRALKTYQTLIKEVGLRHCVDPALIAAIISRESHGGAVLQDGWDHRGLKFGLMQLNKKIHPLFGDWDSKEHLLQAVGILTDKIKAIQKKFPTWSVAQHLKGGLSAYKSEIDAIATPEDIDNDLVNDLLARAKFYRRHSF